The following proteins are co-located in the Bradyrhizobium sp. AZCC 2176 genome:
- a CDS encoding OpgC domain-containing protein has protein sequence MSSIADPVAGRPLSDTKAAVASAPAITLPVAGERELRLDLFRGMALWLIFIDHLPTNILTWFTIRNYGFSDAAEIFIFISGYTAAFVYGRAMLDAGFVVATARIMRRVWQIYVAHVFLFTIFLAEISYVATRFENPLYSEEMGIMDFLKQPDVTIIQALLLRFRPVNMDVLPLYIVLMLFLPIILWLMKWRADVALALSVLLYVLTWHFDWYLTAYPSGFWIFNPFCWQLLFVFGAWCALGGAARMSRVLSSPVTLWICAGYLLFSFFVTLTWHLPQLSFLMPKRLEQWMYPITKTDLDVLRFAHFLALAALTVRFLPKDWSGLKSRWLRPLILCGQHSLEIFCLGVFLAFAGHFVLAEVGGGAVTHALVSVAGILIMWGVAWVISWYKHTADKGASKTKITGGNADMAGGSV, from the coding sequence ATGTCGTCCATTGCCGATCCAGTTGCCGGAAGGCCTCTCAGCGATACCAAGGCCGCGGTGGCTTCCGCGCCGGCGATCACGCTACCCGTTGCCGGAGAGCGCGAATTGCGGCTCGACCTGTTTCGCGGAATGGCGCTGTGGCTGATCTTCATCGACCATCTGCCGACCAATATCCTGACCTGGTTCACCATCCGCAACTATGGATTTTCCGACGCCGCCGAGATCTTCATCTTCATCTCCGGATACACCGCGGCCTTCGTCTACGGCCGGGCGATGCTGGACGCCGGCTTCGTGGTGGCGACCGCGCGGATCATGCGCCGGGTCTGGCAGATCTACGTCGCGCATGTGTTCCTGTTCACGATCTTCCTCGCCGAAATTTCCTATGTCGCCACCCGTTTCGAGAACCCGCTCTACAGCGAAGAAATGGGCATCATGGATTTTCTCAAGCAACCTGATGTCACCATCATTCAGGCGCTGCTCCTGAGATTCCGGCCCGTCAACATGGACGTGCTGCCGCTCTACATCGTGCTGATGCTGTTTCTGCCCATCATCCTGTGGCTGATGAAATGGCGGGCCGACGTCGCGCTGGCGCTCTCGGTGCTGCTGTACGTGCTGACCTGGCATTTCGACTGGTATCTGACCGCCTATCCGAGCGGCTTCTGGATCTTCAATCCGTTCTGCTGGCAATTGCTGTTCGTATTCGGCGCCTGGTGCGCACTGGGCGGCGCCGCGCGGATGTCGCGGGTCCTGTCGTCGCCGGTGACGCTGTGGATCTGCGCCGGCTATTTGCTTTTCTCGTTCTTCGTCACGCTGACCTGGCACCTGCCGCAGCTCAGCTTCCTGATGCCGAAGCGGCTCGAGCAGTGGATGTATCCGATCACCAAGACCGATCTGGACGTGCTGCGCTTTGCCCATTTCCTGGCGCTTGCGGCGCTCACCGTGCGCTTCCTGCCCAAGGATTGGTCGGGGCTCAAATCGCGCTGGCTGCGACCATTGATCCTGTGCGGCCAGCATTCGCTTGAGATATTCTGCCTCGGCGTCTTCCTGGCCTTTGCCGGGCACTTCGTGCTGGCCGAAGTTGGCGGCGGTGCCGTCACGCACGCCTTGGTCAGCGTTGCCGGAATCCTCATCATGTGGGGCGTGGCGTGGGTGATTTCGTGGTACAAGCATACGGCCGACAAAGGAGCCTCGAAAACGAAAATCACCGGTGGCAATGCCGACATGGCGGGAGGAAGCGTATGA
- the apaG gene encoding Co2+/Mg2+ efflux protein ApaG — MYRAVTRQIEVTVEPNFLPGRSSVDKGQYFWSYTIVITNTGAETVQLRTRHWIITDATGRKQEVRGEGVVGEQPVLAPGERFKYTSGVPLPTASGFMTGRYQMVSESGERFEIDVPTFSLDSPDNKRVLN; from the coding sequence ATGTACCGCGCCGTCACCCGCCAGATCGAAGTCACTGTCGAACCGAACTTCCTCCCCGGGCGCTCGTCGGTCGACAAGGGCCAGTATTTCTGGTCCTACACGATCGTCATCACCAATACCGGCGCCGAGACCGTGCAGCTCCGTACCCGGCACTGGATCATCACCGACGCCACCGGCCGCAAGCAGGAAGTCCGCGGCGAAGGCGTGGTCGGCGAGCAGCCCGTGCTGGCGCCGGGCGAGCGCTTCAAATACACCAGCGGCGTGCCGCTGCCGACCGCGTCGGGGTTCATGACCGGGCGCTATCAGATGGTCAGCGAAAGCGGCGAGCGGTTCGAGATCGACGTGCCGACGTTCTCGCTCGACAGCCCGGATAACAAGCGGGTGTTGAACTAG
- a CDS encoding O-succinylhomoserine sulfhydrylase yields MSETGSTKRYRPETKLVHAGALRSQFGETSEALFLTQGFIYDTAEQCEARFKGEDPGFLYSRFSNPNISMFERRMIELEGAEAARATATGMAAVTTAILAPLKAGDHVVAAKAMFGSCRYVVEDLLPRYGIQSTLVDGLDLDQWKRAMQPNTRTCFLESPTNPTLDVLDIQSIAEIAHKGGARLIVDNVFATPIWQSPLSLGADVVIYSATKHIDGQGRCLGGIILSSEAFIAEHIHNFMRQTGPSMSPFNAWVLLKGLETLGVRVRAQTETAAKVADSLAKHPKISRLIYPGRADHPQAALVKRQMRAGSTLIGFEVKGGKQAAFRCLNALQISRISNNLGDAKSLVTHPATTTHQRLTPEARAELGISEGFIRFSAGLEHADDLIEDFAAALEKA; encoded by the coding sequence ATGTCTGAGACTGGTTCTACCAAGCGCTATCGTCCCGAAACCAAGCTGGTGCATGCCGGCGCCCTGCGCTCGCAATTCGGCGAGACGTCCGAGGCGCTGTTCCTGACGCAGGGCTTCATCTACGACACCGCCGAGCAGTGCGAGGCGCGGTTCAAGGGCGAGGATCCCGGCTTTCTCTATTCGCGCTTTTCCAATCCCAACATCTCGATGTTCGAGCGGCGCATGATCGAGCTCGAAGGCGCCGAAGCCGCGCGGGCGACCGCGACCGGCATGGCGGCGGTGACGACTGCGATCCTCGCCCCGCTGAAGGCCGGCGACCACGTGGTGGCGGCGAAGGCGATGTTCGGCTCTTGCCGCTATGTGGTGGAAGATTTGCTGCCGCGCTACGGCATCCAGTCCACCCTCGTCGACGGCCTCGACCTCGACCAGTGGAAGCGCGCGATGCAGCCGAACACCAGGACGTGCTTCCTGGAGAGCCCGACCAATCCGACGCTCGACGTGCTGGATATCCAGTCGATCGCCGAGATCGCGCACAAGGGCGGCGCGCGGCTGATCGTCGACAATGTGTTCGCCACCCCGATCTGGCAGAGCCCGCTGTCGCTCGGCGCCGACGTCGTGATCTATTCCGCGACCAAGCACATCGACGGCCAGGGCCGCTGCCTCGGCGGCATCATCCTGTCCTCGGAAGCGTTCATCGCCGAGCACATCCACAATTTCATGCGCCAGACCGGTCCGTCGATGTCGCCGTTCAACGCCTGGGTGCTGCTGAAGGGGCTGGAGACGCTCGGCGTCCGCGTGCGCGCGCAGACCGAGACGGCGGCGAAGGTCGCGGACAGCCTTGCCAAGCATCCGAAGATCTCGCGGCTGATCTATCCCGGCCGCGCGGATCATCCGCAGGCTGCACTGGTGAAGCGGCAGATGCGTGCCGGCTCGACCCTGATCGGCTTCGAGGTCAAGGGCGGCAAGCAGGCCGCGTTCCGCTGCCTCAACGCGCTGCAGATCTCGCGCATCTCCAACAATCTCGGCGATGCCAAGAGCCTCGTCACCCATCCTGCGACCACGACGCATCAACGGCTGACGCCGGAGGCGCGCGCCGAACTCGGCATCAGCGAGGGTTTCATTCGCTTCTCGGCCGGGCTCGAACATGCCGATGATCTGATCGAGGATTTTGCGGCGGCGCTGGAGAAGGCGTGA
- a CDS encoding SGNH/GDSL hydrolase family protein: MSSHYPFRLSTLPTIFAASLALLMPASVLPLHAQTAPQQSGQQAALSDSNKTDNKAESAPPQAAPPAAANAAAQKGITGKAIDKVREVAKSAGDIFSRVPCLPPKGASKSMGSLPRVASKLVAGQPVVIVAFGSSSTAGFGATSPDFNYPNRLAAQLRRQYPTADISVINAGKGGEDAPEMMKRLQTAVIDLHPDLVIWQVGTNAVLRNLDPGETAKLVEEGISRIQMVGADVVLIDPQYSPRVNEHAESAGKMMRLLNKVAELRKVGVFPRFAVMKDWHEKQAIPIENFVIADGLHMSDWGYACFAQLLGDDIIKSVGQIKLGVNVPANVRAYRPM, from the coding sequence ATGAGTTCTCACTACCCTTTTCGTTTGTCGACATTGCCGACCATCTTTGCCGCGAGCCTGGCGCTATTGATGCCTGCCTCGGTGCTGCCGCTGCACGCGCAGACGGCTCCGCAGCAGAGCGGCCAGCAGGCGGCGCTGTCCGATAGCAACAAGACCGACAACAAGGCCGAGAGCGCCCCACCGCAGGCAGCGCCCCCGGCCGCCGCCAATGCGGCGGCGCAGAAGGGCATCACTGGCAAGGCCATCGACAAGGTGAGGGAAGTCGCGAAATCGGCCGGCGACATCTTCAGCCGTGTTCCGTGCCTGCCGCCAAAGGGCGCCTCCAAATCGATGGGGTCGCTGCCGCGCGTCGCGAGCAAGCTGGTTGCGGGGCAGCCGGTGGTGATCGTCGCGTTCGGATCGTCGTCGACCGCTGGTTTTGGCGCGACTTCGCCGGATTTCAACTATCCCAACCGGCTCGCCGCGCAATTGCGCCGGCAATATCCGACGGCCGATATCTCCGTCATCAATGCCGGCAAGGGCGGCGAGGATGCGCCGGAAATGATGAAGCGGCTGCAGACGGCCGTCATCGACCTGCATCCGGATCTGGTGATCTGGCAGGTCGGCACCAACGCGGTGCTGCGCAACCTCGATCCGGGTGAGACGGCAAAGCTCGTCGAGGAAGGCATCTCGCGCATTCAGATGGTTGGCGCCGACGTTGTGCTGATCGATCCGCAATATTCGCCACGGGTCAACGAGCATGCGGAAAGCGCCGGCAAGATGATGCGCCTGCTCAACAAGGTCGCCGAGCTTCGCAAGGTCGGCGTCTTCCCGCGGTTTGCGGTGATGAAGGACTGGCACGAAAAGCAGGCGATTCCGATCGAGAATTTCGTGATCGCCGACGGCCTGCATATGAGCGACTGGGGCTACGCCTGCTTCGCCCAACTGCTCGGCGACGACATCATCAAGTCGGTCGGCCAGATCAAGCTCGGCGTCAACGTGCCCGCGAACGTGCGCGCGTACCGGCCGATGTGA
- a CDS encoding SGNH/GDSL hydrolase family protein, giving the protein MRSGSRAVLVLTLFAGLAAAGFARAEDAAPQTCEVPGHLLSTESTLPKVAEAVKNARPLTVLVVGSRSSTILSSEASAYPAKLQAALKEKLPSITVNLSVELQNGKTAEEVDANLVKLVEAKRPTLVIWQTGTVDAMRSVDPDDFRGAIDEGIVALQNAGADVVLVNLQYSPRTETMISAPPYLDNMRVVAQQHNVPLFDRFAIMRHWNDAGDFDLFSTFHGTDMAKRVHGCLGRALSKFVLDAARLDQAQQN; this is encoded by the coding sequence ATGAGGTCCGGCTCTCGAGCTGTGCTGGTTCTGACGCTGTTTGCCGGTCTTGCAGCCGCTGGTTTTGCTCGTGCCGAGGACGCCGCCCCTCAGACCTGCGAAGTCCCGGGCCATCTCCTCTCCACCGAGAGCACGCTTCCGAAGGTGGCCGAGGCGGTCAAGAACGCCCGGCCGCTGACCGTCCTGGTGGTGGGGAGCCGGTCGTCGACCATCCTGTCCTCCGAAGCCAGCGCCTATCCGGCCAAGCTGCAGGCGGCCCTGAAGGAGAAGCTGCCTTCGATCACCGTCAACCTCTCCGTAGAACTACAGAACGGGAAGACGGCCGAGGAGGTGGACGCCAACCTCGTTAAGCTGGTGGAAGCAAAAAGACCTACTTTGGTCATCTGGCAGACGGGAACCGTCGATGCTATGCGATCCGTCGATCCCGACGATTTTCGCGGTGCCATCGACGAAGGAATTGTTGCGCTGCAAAATGCGGGAGCCGATGTGGTTCTGGTCAATCTGCAATACAGCCCGCGGACGGAAACGATGATTTCTGCGCCGCCATACCTAGATAATATGCGCGTGGTGGCGCAGCAGCATAATGTTCCGCTGTTCGACCGGTTTGCCATCATGCGTCACTGGAACGACGCCGGAGATTTCGATCTGTTCAGTACTTTTCATGGCACCGACATGGCCAAACGGGTTCATGGCTGCCTCGGCCGCGCGCTGTCGAAATTTGTGCTCGATGCGGCCCGCCTCGACCAGGCGCAGCAGAATTAG
- a CDS encoding Hsp33 family molecular chaperone, which translates to MISQSPDIKITTEAPVRAPSSVPVDDAVLPFEVAALDLRGRLTRLGPALDDILTKHDYPPAVGKLLGEAIVLATLLGSALKFDGRFIMQTQTDGPVSFLIVDFQAPDRLRAYARYDARRLKDGQDSGALLGKGHLAMTIDQGADMSRYQGLVALDGGSLEDAAHEYFLRSEQIPTRVRLAVGEEWRGGDGGKHRWRAGGMLLQFLPKAPERARQADLHPGDAPDGAVPHSVAEDDAWVEGQSLIGTVEDVELIDPDLSGERLLYRLFHERGVRVFTPLPLRAQCSCSRDAVSAMLKSFAPKDRAEMVKDDKVVVTCEFCSSVYEFTPHEAGVEE; encoded by the coding sequence ATGATCTCACAATCCCCCGACATCAAAATCACGACCGAGGCGCCCGTTCGCGCGCCGTCGTCCGTTCCCGTTGACGACGCGGTGCTGCCGTTCGAGGTCGCAGCGCTCGATCTGCGCGGACGGCTGACCCGGCTCGGCCCCGCGCTCGATGACATCCTGACCAAGCACGATTATCCGCCCGCCGTCGGTAAGCTGCTCGGTGAGGCGATCGTGCTGGCGACGCTGCTCGGCTCGGCGCTGAAATTCGACGGCCGCTTCATCATGCAGACGCAGACCGACGGCCCGGTGTCGTTCCTGATCGTCGATTTCCAGGCACCCGATCGCCTGCGCGCCTATGCGCGCTATGATGCCAGGCGGCTGAAGGACGGCCAGGATTCCGGCGCGCTGCTCGGCAAGGGTCATCTCGCGATGACCATCGACCAGGGGGCGGACATGAGCCGCTACCAGGGCCTGGTGGCGCTCGACGGCGGCAGCCTGGAAGATGCCGCGCATGAATATTTCCTGCGCTCCGAGCAGATCCCCACCCGCGTGCGGCTCGCGGTCGGCGAGGAATGGCGCGGCGGCGACGGCGGAAAACATCGCTGGCGCGCCGGCGGCATGCTGCTGCAGTTCCTGCCGAAGGCGCCCGAGCGGGCGCGGCAGGCCGACCTGCATCCCGGCGATGCGCCTGACGGCGCGGTGCCGCATTCCGTTGCCGAGGACGATGCCTGGGTCGAGGGCCAGTCGCTGATCGGCACCGTCGAGGATGTCGAACTGATCGATCCCGATCTGTCGGGCGAGCGGCTGCTGTACCGGTTGTTTCACGAACGCGGCGTGCGCGTGTTCACGCCGCTGCCGCTGCGCGCGCAATGCTCTTGTTCGCGCGATGCGGTCTCGGCCATGCTGAAGAGCTTTGCGCCGAAAGATCGCGCCGAGATGGTGAAAGACGACAAGGTGGTGGTGACCTGCGAGTTCTGCTCATCGGTGTATGAGTTCACGCCGCACGAAGCCGGCGTGGAGGAGTAG